In Nymphaea colorata isolate Beijing-Zhang1983 chromosome 5, ASM883128v2, whole genome shotgun sequence, one genomic interval encodes:
- the LOC116254335 gene encoding probable inactive ATP-dependent zinc metalloprotease FTSHI 1, chloroplastic, protein MTSTTDLFVPTKVLYSQRCTGRCRFVRSQDNLLFLKQRPGLIHLRWRQHKLLFCRTSIFCSNSSSYPIPSGKDDNEDFTSKVLRENPSQVEPRFLIGDRIYSLKEKEQLKEARFGNVPTHLVKQLQTRFFRRKDVQKTEIETEEYLLGEEKKEASKPVYLKDILREFKGKLYVPEEMFKEPLSEKEEFDRSLAILPKMSFEDCMKALRSDKIKLLSSRRITKRPFAYGYCDFIVDLKEIPGEKRLQRTKWAMRLSEEEAQVVLDEYKGLQSEIEMNTTSYVGKSPDIPHPVASTISSRVVVELACVAFLIAGAALVIGSFLASAAISVASFLFVSSAYVIWPVVRPFFKLFFSILFSIVERVWENLSDLFSDGGIFARLYDFYTFGGVASSIEILKPILFVVVTMALLVRFTLSRRPKNFRKWDIWQGIEFGQSKPQARVDGSTGVMFSDVAGIDEAVEELQELVKYLKNPELFDKLGIKPPHGVLLEGPPGCGKTLVAKAIAGEAGVPFYQMAGSEFVEVLVGVGSARIRDLFKRAKVNKPSVVFIDEIDALATRREGIFSESTNSLYNAATQERETTLNQLLIELDGFDTGKGVIFLGATNRMDLLDPALLRPGRFDRKIRIRPPGAKGRLDILKVHARKVKMSPSVDLSTYAQNLPGWTGAKLAQLLQEAALVAVRNGHDSIVDSDLDDAVDRLTVGPRRLGIDLGHQGQTRRATTEIGTALTSHLLRRFENAAVEFCERISINPRGQTYSQIVFHRLDDELYMFERHPQLLHRLQVLLGGRAAEEVMFGRDTSTASTNYLADASWLARKIISVWNLENPMVIHGEPAPWRKSVSFIGPRLDFEGSLYDDYGLFEPPLNYESDDMVARRTVALIHDMYANTVSLLKRHHAALYKTVQVLLERKEISGEEIEHILDMYPADTPVDRVLNEENPGRLTFSHEKVRKFALPSVPSSKEQSLEESVGATIQP, encoded by the exons ATGACAAGTACCACAGATTTATTTGTTCCAACCAAAGTTCTATATTCACAAAGATGCACAGGAAGATGCAGATTTGTTAGGTCGCAAGACAACCTTTTATTCTTAAAGCAGAGGCCCGGTCTCATTCACCTCCGCTGGCGGCAGCACAAGCTACTTTTTTGCAGGACATCCATTTTTTGTAGCAATTCAAGTTCATATCCGATACCTAGTGGTAAAGATGATAATGAAGATTTTACGAGCAAGGTCCTGCGTGAAAATCCCAGTCAAGTGGAACCCAGGTTTTTGATTGGAGATCGCATATACTccttaaaagagaaagaacaactgAAGGAAGCAAGGTTTGGAAATGTACCTACTCATTTGGTGAAGCAGCTTCAAACTAGATTCTTCAGAAGGAAAGATGTTCAGAAAACTGAAATTGAAACAGAAGAATATTTGcttggtgaagaaaaaaaagaggcatCAAAACCTGTATATCTCAAGGATATCCTAAGGGAGTTCAAAGGTAAACTCTATGTTCCCGAAGAGATGTTCAAAGAGCCACTCTCGGAAAAAGAGGAATTTGACAGGAGCTTGGCCATTCTACCAAAGATGAGCTTTGAAGACTGTATGAAGGCCCTGCGGAGTGATAAGATAAAGTTGTTGAGTTCTAGAAGGATCACCAAACGTCCATTTGCTTATGGCTATTGTGATTTTATTGTTGATCTGAAGGAAATACCTGGAGAGAAGAGGTTGCAGAGAACAAAATG GGCAATGCGGTTAAGTGAAGAAGAGGCACAGGTTGTTTTGGACGAATACAAGGGTCTACAATCTGAAATTGAAATGAATACCACG TCTTATGTGGGTAAATCACCTGACATTCCTCATCCAGTGGCTTCTACCATATCCAGCAGAGTGGTGGTTGAGTTGGCATGTGTGGCATTTTTGATTGCTGGTGCAGCTTTAGTGATTGGTAGTTTTCTTGCATCAGCAGCCATCAGTGTAGCCAGTTTTCTGTTTGTTAGTTCTGCGTATGTGATTTGGCCTGTGGTGCGACCATTCTTTAAGCTCTTCTTCAGTATTCTCTTCAGTATCGTGGAGCGAGTTTGGGAGAATCTTTCTGATCTATTCAGTGATGGAGGGATCTTCGCACGGCTCTATGACTTCTACACTTTTGGTGGTGTTGCTTCTAGCATTGAGATCTTGAAGCCTATTTTGTTTGTTGTAGTTACAATGGCTTTACTTGTGCGGTTCACTCTTTCAAGAAGACCAAAGAACTTCAGAAAATGG GATATCTGGCAAGGAATTGAATTTGGGCAGTCTAAACCACAGGCTCGAGTTGAT GGTTCAACTGGAGTTATGTTCAGTGATGTTGCTGGGATTGATGAGGCAGTGGAGGAATTGCAGGAG TTGGTGAAGTACTTGAAGAATCCTGAATTATTTGACAAATTGGGCATAAAGCCTCCTCATGGCGTCCTCCTGGAAGGGCCTCCAGGATGTGGCAAG ACTTTAGTAGCCAAGGCAATAGCTGGTGAAGCTGGCGTGCCGTTTTACCAAATGGCTGGTTCAGAATTTGTTGAAGTTCTTGTCGGTGTTGGTTCTGCTCGTATACGTGATCTTTTTAAACGGGCTAAG GTAAATAAGCCTTCTGTTGTATTTATTGATGAAATTGATGCATTGGCAACCAG GCGAGAAGGCATTTTCAGCGAGTCCACTAACAGCCTCTATAATGCTGCAACACAAGAGAGGGAAACTACATTGAACCAGCTCTTGATTGAGTTAGATGGTTTTGACACTGGTAAGGGTGTCATTTTTCTTGGAGCAACCAATCGCATGGATTTGTTAGATCCTGCACTTCTTCGGCCAGGTCGTTTTGATCGCAAG ATAAGAATCCGTCCTCCAGGAGCAAAAGGGAGATTGGACATCTTAAAAGTCCATGCGAGGAAAGTAAAAATGTCACCATCTGTTGATCTCTCAACCTATGCTCAGAACTTGCCTG GATGGACGGGTGCAAAGTTGGCACAACTTTTGCAGGAAGCTGCTTTGGTGGCAGTGAGGAATGGGCATGACTCCATAGTAGATTCTGATCTAGATGATGCAGTTGATCGGCTAACTGTTGGACCAAGGCGTTTAGGGATTGATCTGGGTCATCAGGGACAGACACGAAGAGCTACCACTGAAATTGGGACTGCTTTGACATCTCATCTGCTGAGGCGGTTTGAGAATGCAGCAGTCGAATTTTGTGAGCGCATCTCTATTAATCCTCGCGGGCag ACATATTCACAAATAGTATTTCACCGTCTGGATGATGAGTTATATATGTTTGAAAGGCATCCTCAGCTTCTGCACCGGCTTCAG GTGCTGTTGGGTGGGAGAGCGGCTGAGGAGGTTATGTTTGGGCGAGACACATCTACAGCTTCTACAAATTACCTTGCGGATGCATCTTGGCTAGCCCGTAAGATCATATCAGT ATGGAACCTTGAAAATCCAATGGTCATTCATGGTGAGCCTGCTCCCTGGAGAAAGAGTGTTAGCTTTATTGGCCCACGTTTGGACTTTGAAGGATCACTATATGATGATTATGGATTGTTCGAACCGCCTCTTAACTATGAGTCAGATGATATGGTTGCTCGCAGAACAGTGGCATTAATCCATGATATGTATGCCAACACAGTTTCTTTGCTAAAAAGGCATCATGCAGCTTTGTACAAGACTGTGCAG GTTCTTCTGGAGCGAAAGGAGATTAGTGGCGAAGAGATTGAACATATCCTGGATATGTACCCAGCAGATACACCAGTTGATCGTGTATTGAATGAGGAAAACCCAGGAAGATTGACCTTTTCTCATGAAAAAGTGCGCAAGTTTGCTTTGCCTTCTGTCCCTTCCTCAAAAGAACAAAGCCTGGAGGAATCTGTTGGGGCCACAATTCAACCATAA
- the LOC116254940 gene encoding uncharacterized protein LOC116254940, which produces MELKSSVAFALILLFLLQPRMSKGAGSSDWKPAEVYEIDYKGPETHFFPPPDHARGASSQTENKSVKSKPRTAHIGRKVLGGR; this is translated from the exons ATGGAGCTCAAGAGTAGCGTTGCCTTTGCACTAATTCTGTTGTTTCTGCTGCAACCAAGAATGAGCAAAG GGGCTGGCTCCAGTGACTGGAAACCGGCCGAGGTGTACGAGATAGACTACAAAGGGCCTGAAACACATTTCTTCCCTCCTCCTGATCATGCACGTGGTGCATCTTCGCAGACAG AGAACAAGTCCGTGAAATCAAAGCCTCGAACTGCTCACATTGGT AGGAAAGTACTTGGTGGAAGATGA
- the LOC116255179 gene encoding cell number regulator 8-like, whose amino-acid sequence MGGEEDNPLLNVWKGEKEKVGGTKEEEEVETSVGWTADGLPLGHASVVGEPVARSQWNSSLFACLGRNDEFCSSDLEVCLLGSFVPCMLYGSNVERIDSGPGTYANHCLPYTGLYLLGNSLFGWNCLAPWFSYPSRTAIRRKFNLEGSCEAFTRSCGCCRGMIEDEEQREHCEAACDFATHFCCHACSLCQEGRELRRRLPHPGFNNRSVLVMIPPVEQAMGRGF is encoded by the exons AtgggaggagaagaagataaTCCGCTGCTGAATGTCTGGaaaggggagaaagagaaggtaGGAGGAacgaaggaggaggaagaggttGAGACCTCCGTGGGATGGACGGCCGACGGCCTGCCCCTTGGCCACGCCAGCGTCGTCGGCGAGCCCGTCGCCCGCTCCCAGTGGAACTCATCGCTGTTCGCATGCCTCGGCCGTAACGACGAGTTCTGCAGCAGTGACCTAGAAGTCT GCCTTCTTGGGAGTTTTGTTCCTTGTATGCTTTATGGGAGTAATGTGGAGAGAATTGATTCTGGTCCTGGTACATATGCTAACCACTGCTTGCCCTATACTGGTCTGTACCTTCTCGGGAACTCTCTATTTGGTTGGAACTGTCTAGCACCTTGGTTCTCATACCCCAGCCGCACAGCAATCAGAAGGAAGTTCAATCTTGAG GGAAGCTGTGAGGCATTTACTCGATCTTGTGGCTGTTGCCGGGGCATGATTGAAGATGAGGAACAAAGGGAACATTGTGAAGCAGCTTGTGACTTTGCTACCCATTTCTGTTGCCATGCCTGCTCTCTTTGTCAAGAAGGGAGGGAGTTGCGTCGGAGATTGCCTCATCCAGGTTTTAACAATCGCTCTGTGTTGGTCATGATTCCTCCAGTGGAGCAAGCAATGGGTCGTGGATTTTAG